One part of the Arcanobacterium phocisimile genome encodes these proteins:
- a CDS encoding aldose 1-epimerase family protein translates to MASEHIKVQSFRYATGIETLRLDNSRGYIEILPFMGQIIWDAEFDHTSLRMTNMFSCPQPCQEIVDTYGCFAFHSGLLSAGCPSPADDHPLHGEFPCATMDEAWLEIDDDGTVRVVSSYEYVQGFGHHYWAVPHVEMRPDSAMFDIGMKVTNLSKYAPMPLQYMCHMNYAFVENGVMSENLPAGAFQLRRSVPAHVTPTPRWSEINEQILAGDIDASSLAQAKEFDPEIVFFADDLPQYGERVECELAGENGVVFRTEFSSEELPVATRWILYNADQQVAAFVIPGTSRPEGFLAACEAGTLIELGAGQTRTFTVTTGIKE, encoded by the coding sequence GTGGCCAGCGAACATATCAAAGTTCAATCTTTTCGGTATGCAACCGGCATCGAAACGCTACGGTTAGACAACAGTCGCGGATATATTGAGATTCTGCCATTTATGGGGCAAATCATTTGGGACGCAGAATTTGACCATACCTCGCTACGGATGACGAATATGTTTAGCTGTCCGCAGCCGTGCCAAGAAATCGTTGACACATACGGGTGTTTTGCGTTCCATTCGGGACTGTTGTCTGCTGGATGCCCCTCACCTGCTGACGATCATCCCCTTCACGGTGAATTCCCGTGTGCAACCATGGATGAGGCTTGGTTAGAAATCGACGACGACGGCACAGTACGTGTCGTATCTTCCTACGAATACGTCCAAGGTTTCGGACACCACTATTGGGCGGTGCCACATGTCGAAATGCGTCCCGACTCCGCCATGTTCGATATTGGCATGAAGGTTACTAACCTGTCGAAGTATGCGCCGATGCCGTTGCAGTACATGTGCCACATGAACTATGCCTTTGTGGAAAACGGTGTGATGAGTGAAAACTTGCCTGCTGGCGCATTCCAGCTCCGCCGAAGTGTTCCGGCGCACGTTACGCCAACTCCGCGCTGGAGCGAAATCAACGAACAGATTTTAGCTGGCGATATTGACGCATCCTCATTGGCTCAGGCAAAGGAATTCGATCCAGAAATCGTCTTCTTCGCTGACGATCTGCCACAATATGGCGAACGTGTCGAATGTGAATTAGCGGGTGAAAATGGTGTAGTTTTCCGTACGGAATTTAGTTCAGAAGAATTACCGGTGGCTACTCGCTGGATTCTCTACAATGCCGATCAGCAAGTAGCTGCCTTCGTTATACCAGGAACATCGCGCCCCGAAGGTTTCCTTGCAGCGTGTGAAGCAGGTACGCTGATTGAACTAGGTGCAGGGCAGACCCGGACATTTACCGTCACCACTGGAATCAAGGAGTAA
- the fucP gene encoding L-fucose:H+ symporter permease, giving the protein MATNTSFGLIKDPTIQQPDGYLDKTPIWQYILLSICFPMWGAAASLNDVLITQFKSIFELSDFASAFVQSAFYGGYFLLAIPASRVIRRWSYKSGLLIGLSFYIIGCMLFFPASHVATYTVFLAALFAIAVGLSFLETSANTYSSMIGPRKYAILRLNISQTFYPLGSIFGILLGKYLIFTDGDALGKQLDALTGVERQQFAEEMLQRTLGPYRWIIVVLAVLMFVIAITQFPHAKPLSHDKEVKATIGETLRYLGKNRKFATGVFTQFMYVGMQTAVWSFTIRLALNLDDTINERTASNYMIWAFAAFFVGKFIANILMTKFNENLVLIGYSVAGVLALIWVITVPNMTAVYAAILTSGLFGPCWATIYARTLDAIEDKRHTETGGAVIVMSIIGGAVIPVIQGLVSDTFGSMQLAFSVSLVCFLVVLTYFVMQHRAEKTASIIEK; this is encoded by the coding sequence ATGGCCACGAATACTTCTTTTGGTCTTATTAAAGATCCAACCATTCAACAACCAGATGGATACCTCGATAAAACACCAATCTGGCAATACATTTTGCTCTCCATCTGTTTCCCGATGTGGGGAGCAGCTGCGTCGCTCAATGACGTTTTGATTACTCAATTCAAATCCATCTTCGAACTATCTGATTTTGCTTCCGCATTCGTGCAATCCGCGTTCTACGGTGGCTACTTCCTCCTAGCCATTCCAGCTTCCCGGGTTATTCGTCGCTGGAGCTACAAGTCCGGACTGCTCATCGGTTTAAGCTTCTACATCATCGGATGTATGCTCTTCTTCCCAGCCTCCCACGTGGCCACCTACACTGTATTTTTAGCCGCACTCTTCGCTATCGCAGTAGGATTATCGTTCCTCGAAACTTCCGCAAACACCTACTCGTCGATGATCGGCCCGCGTAAATACGCCATTCTGCGCCTCAATATTTCCCAAACGTTCTATCCACTCGGATCCATTTTCGGTATCCTGCTCGGCAAATACCTCATCTTCACCGACGGAGACGCCCTCGGCAAACAACTCGACGCCCTTACTGGAGTAGAACGTCAACAATTCGCTGAAGAAATGCTCCAACGTACCCTTGGACCATACCGCTGGATCATCGTCGTCCTCGCTGTTCTCATGTTCGTTATTGCTATAACGCAATTCCCACATGCCAAACCGCTATCGCACGATAAGGAAGTTAAAGCGACCATCGGTGAAACCCTGCGATACCTCGGAAAGAACCGAAAGTTCGCCACCGGCGTTTTCACCCAATTCATGTATGTCGGTATGCAAACCGCAGTATGGTCATTCACCATCCGTCTTGCCCTCAACCTCGACGACACCATCAACGAACGTACCGCATCGAACTATATGATCTGGGCCTTCGCCGCCTTCTTCGTCGGCAAGTTCATCGCAAATATCCTCATGACCAAGTTCAATGAGAATCTTGTCCTGATCGGCTACTCTGTTGCTGGCGTTCTGGCTCTCATCTGGGTTATCACCGTTCCTAACATGACAGCAGTGTATGCCGCGATCCTCACATCGGGCCTCTTCGGACCATGCTGGGCCACCATCTATGCTCGAACCCTTGACGCTATTGAAGATAAGCGCCACACTGAAACCGGCGGTGCAGTCATCGTTATGTCCATCATCGGCGGTGCTGTTATCCCGGTTATCCAAGGACTCGTCTCCGATACGTTCGGCTCAATGCAACTGGCCTTCTCCGTGTCGCTCGTGTGCTTCCTCGTCGTCTTGACATATTTTGTTATGCAACACCGGGCTGAAAAAACCGCTTCTATAATTGAAAAGTGA
- a CDS encoding sugar-binding transcriptional regulator, with the protein MESLSERDIQSLDAAKLYYSGLNQEQVAQRLHVSRPTVSKLLAHAHAQGFIDVRILDPREQDELLVEELQRRYHLIDVVIISPVRTGEVAMRDALGKAGAQLIGSLVRDGDAIGLVPSRTISAIADYLEPRQRRNVEVIQLCRGLSDPAPKPGRPSTLERFAAAFSARYQELNAPTFLGSVPVRTRLTQTPHVRRVLEAGAQARIAIYTVGSTTANQELIEASPLSETEKDTIFTRSVGDICGRFVDSGGRVCLPDLNNRTVGITLPELRRKEQKILVAGGPEKVDVVKAALEHGYVNRLVTDVRTAQHIVGTNVPFKYERYK; encoded by the coding sequence ATGGAGTCATTGAGTGAGCGCGATATTCAATCCCTTGATGCTGCCAAACTATATTATTCCGGGCTAAACCAAGAGCAAGTTGCTCAACGGCTACATGTTTCCCGACCAACTGTTTCTAAACTTTTGGCTCATGCCCATGCGCAAGGTTTTATTGACGTGCGCATTTTAGATCCACGAGAACAAGATGAATTGCTTGTTGAGGAACTGCAACGTCGTTACCATCTGATTGATGTTGTGATTATTAGTCCAGTGCGCACCGGAGAAGTGGCGATGCGTGACGCCCTTGGCAAAGCAGGAGCTCAGCTTATTGGTTCTCTAGTTCGTGACGGCGACGCGATTGGTTTAGTGCCTTCACGAACGATCAGCGCGATAGCTGACTATCTTGAACCACGTCAGCGCCGAAACGTTGAGGTTATCCAGCTCTGTCGCGGACTATCGGATCCGGCTCCTAAACCGGGCCGGCCAAGTACGCTCGAACGTTTTGCGGCAGCATTTAGCGCTCGCTATCAAGAGTTGAATGCGCCAACATTCTTAGGTTCGGTTCCAGTTCGTACCCGGTTGACGCAAACCCCGCATGTGCGCCGGGTTCTAGAAGCAGGTGCGCAGGCTCGGATCGCGATATATACCGTTGGGTCGACGACGGCGAACCAAGAACTTATTGAAGCTAGCCCGCTATCTGAAACCGAAAAAGATACTATTTTTACACGATCGGTTGGCGATATTTGTGGCCGGTTTGTTGATAGTGGAGGACGAGTGTGTCTTCCAGATCTTAATAACCGCACGGTTGGGATTACGTTGCCAGAACTACGTCGTAAAGAACAAAAAATTCTCGTAGCGGGCGGACCAGAAAAAGTCGACGTCGTCAAAGCTGCGTTAGAACACGGCTACGTCAATCGATTGGTAACTGACGTCCGTACAGCACAGCACATCGTCGGAACAAATGTTCCATTCAAGTACGAACGATACAAATAA
- a CDS encoding FG-GAP-like repeat-containing protein: protein MKNIRAVIASTCLGMVIAQMVALPAQAESIEPAHQSAATTQEKHATPADSTGRQWGGIDGSRYGDAIRKTDRITYTDAGTIPQVSCDILGDNHDDLIFVSDKEQKLSILDYVPYGSDTDQIERLIDEQPGIRQYQLPSDANGPWKTTCVKISRGEKPTIALANGNTVYVIDRSAFEAQPAITLPIHATYTFDKPVYAISSASPVLENQALAVLAGDGVFYFSSLTEKGEFTATKARRTWQLDDVDPQATLVPLNSVYGDEVTLGVGLPSRDTVYAIPVSADSGRVSEIAAKITGTEDTGTAGFGSALIGIGDINDDDIDDFAVGAPQANNDAGAVAIIYGQESPASEIHVAVQLDADTPGAVTTNGTPSGTLLRQSAVGRLGVSLAYMQHDGPDNPGALIVGRPDHEEHPGALMISTRALKSDWNSGLGVDAIPGSQWAWFAAEEGEGDGGLGVGVVQSSDTAEYLSAVLTTDSDGKVNVWTVDMSRQTETTDPVEPLYPAPDKVIEPPAIKPIDTTTRKRWVGEFSDGLGSIIARGRCDVTGDGKPDLVTSSPIRSEWKFDPHYELSTPTHGWILNVTGQLQIIPHATPGSVLPDDSIMTIHGPKETQDPAVDAAMGLSVACLGDVNGDGIDDIAVGSHTMGKVWVLYGGPNIQYADMNKLEKKHGYAISMPYELGAAGYQVATVGDVNHDGLADIGFIVANTPLSRGEYGSFGTALVVSGQAESDDVDLIASYDNPRVIWRAQTPQGHTLSAFNVVGDINGDGQQDYVLADFNSFSDTGTVPGQAWVVYGSADTHIDLDNDVPGFTLVMPSDASYRLGAGNSIASLGDIDGDGLGDFVIGFDGGQVVNTTNGGIALVHGTNFASTTSSTRVISPNDVAHQDSTISVVTGMGSGDGFGWAVDALPERKLIAVGAWGDQGDGAVYLLDGVKIPAGVTSVGDLGSAVRRIDTDAHRARFGRSVAFIGDYMDATTLAIGADGVVDDPVADEEGYSHAAHILTMTIDEEQNTVPDVKPDVKPGADSGVMDKIQHKNQPQILAQPVNPVVRHSLAHTGLTIMNIMAALGAVLLMGVGCLIAVNRQRSENS from the coding sequence GTGAAAAACATACGTGCCGTCATCGCTAGTACGTGTCTAGGAATGGTTATCGCTCAGATGGTAGCTCTTCCAGCACAGGCTGAAAGCATTGAACCAGCGCATCAGTCCGCGGCTACGACGCAAGAAAAGCATGCTACTCCTGCAGATTCTACCGGTCGGCAATGGGGTGGAATAGATGGTAGCCGTTACGGTGATGCGATTCGAAAAACAGACCGAATAACATACACTGATGCCGGCACAATTCCCCAAGTATCATGCGATATTTTAGGTGATAATCACGATGATCTAATATTTGTCTCAGATAAAGAACAGAAGTTGTCGATTCTTGACTATGTTCCATATGGCTCCGATACTGACCAGATTGAACGACTGATTGATGAACAACCAGGAATACGGCAATATCAGTTACCAAGTGATGCGAATGGACCATGGAAAACAACATGCGTCAAAATTAGCCGTGGTGAGAAACCAACAATCGCATTAGCGAATGGCAATACAGTATATGTTATTGATCGGTCGGCGTTTGAAGCGCAACCTGCTATCACGTTGCCTATCCATGCAACATACACATTTGATAAGCCTGTTTATGCCATATCGTCGGCTTCACCAGTACTTGAAAATCAGGCACTGGCAGTTCTCGCCGGTGATGGCGTATTTTATTTTTCTTCGTTAACGGAAAAGGGTGAGTTTACAGCCACCAAAGCACGGCGCACCTGGCAACTTGATGACGTAGATCCTCAAGCAACATTAGTGCCACTCAACAGTGTTTACGGTGACGAAGTAACACTTGGTGTTGGATTACCAAGTAGAGATACTGTTTATGCGATCCCAGTATCGGCGGATTCTGGGCGTGTTTCTGAGATAGCAGCGAAAATTACTGGCACAGAAGACACGGGAACGGCTGGTTTTGGTAGTGCGCTTATTGGAATCGGTGATATTAACGACGACGATATCGACGACTTCGCAGTTGGGGCCCCACAGGCTAATAATGATGCCGGTGCGGTTGCGATTATTTATGGTCAAGAAAGCCCTGCTTCGGAAATACATGTTGCAGTACAGCTCGACGCGGATACCCCCGGTGCGGTAACAACTAATGGCACGCCGTCTGGAACACTATTGCGGCAATCTGCGGTAGGACGATTAGGTGTTTCGTTAGCGTATATGCAGCACGATGGGCCAGATAATCCTGGAGCCTTAATTGTTGGCCGTCCTGATCATGAAGAGCACCCAGGGGCGCTAATGATTTCCACACGCGCATTGAAAAGTGATTGGAATTCAGGACTGGGAGTGGATGCGATACCGGGTAGTCAATGGGCATGGTTTGCTGCTGAAGAAGGTGAAGGCGACGGTGGTCTTGGCGTTGGAGTAGTCCAATCGTCAGACACTGCTGAGTATCTTTCGGCGGTTTTGACAACTGATTCGGACGGAAAGGTGAATGTCTGGACAGTCGATATGAGTCGTCAAACAGAAACGACTGATCCGGTCGAGCCGCTTTATCCAGCTCCAGATAAAGTCATTGAACCGCCAGCTATCAAGCCTATTGATACGACGACGCGAAAGCGTTGGGTAGGGGAGTTTTCGGACGGTCTGGGTAGCATTATTGCGCGAGGGCGTTGTGACGTTACTGGTGATGGTAAACCTGATTTGGTGACATCATCACCGATACGTTCGGAATGGAAATTTGATCCGCACTATGAGCTTTCAACTCCCACTCATGGATGGATTTTGAATGTTACTGGTCAACTGCAGATTATTCCGCATGCGACACCAGGAAGTGTTTTACCTGACGATTCCATTATGACGATCCACGGGCCGAAAGAAACTCAAGATCCAGCAGTAGATGCGGCAATGGGCTTATCGGTGGCATGTCTAGGTGATGTTAATGGTGACGGGATTGATGATATCGCCGTCGGCTCGCACACGATGGGTAAAGTATGGGTTCTTTATGGAGGCCCGAATATCCAATATGCCGATATGAATAAACTGGAAAAGAAGCATGGTTATGCTATCTCGATGCCTTATGAACTTGGGGCTGCCGGATATCAAGTTGCCACGGTTGGTGATGTTAACCATGACGGTTTAGCTGATATTGGTTTCATTGTGGCCAATACGCCGTTATCGCGTGGTGAATATGGATCGTTTGGAACAGCATTAGTTGTTAGTGGGCAAGCAGAATCTGACGACGTCGACCTAATCGCATCTTATGACAATCCTCGAGTAATCTGGCGTGCTCAAACTCCGCAAGGGCACACATTATCGGCATTTAATGTGGTTGGCGATATTAATGGTGATGGTCAGCAAGATTATGTTCTAGCAGACTTCAATTCATTTTCTGACACCGGTACAGTTCCTGGTCAAGCATGGGTAGTGTATGGGTCAGCCGATACTCATATTGATCTTGATAACGATGTTCCAGGCTTTACTCTGGTGATGCCGTCGGATGCTTCGTATCGGTTAGGTGCTGGAAATTCGATTGCTTCACTTGGTGATATTGATGGTGATGGACTTGGTGATTTTGTTATCGGATTTGATGGTGGACAGGTAGTTAATACGACGAACGGAGGTATCGCTCTTGTCCATGGAACGAATTTTGCATCGACGACGTCGTCCACTCGTGTTATTTCGCCAAACGATGTAGCCCATCAGGATTCAACAATATCTGTTGTCACTGGAATGGGAAGTGGCGATGGATTTGGGTGGGCAGTAGATGCTTTACCGGAACGTAAGCTTATTGCAGTAGGTGCGTGGGGTGACCAAGGTGACGGTGCTGTTTATCTACTTGATGGGGTAAAAATTCCCGCCGGAGTAACCTCTGTTGGGGATCTTGGATCGGCAGTTCGGCGTATTGATACTGATGCACACCGTGCACGCTTTGGCCGTTCAGTTGCATTTATTGGCGACTACATGGATGCTACTACTTTGGCTATTGGCGCTGATGGTGTTGTTGATGATCCAGTTGCCGACGAAGAAGGGTACTCGCATGCCGCGCACATTCTCACTATGACAATAGATGAGGAACAAAATACTGTTCCGGACGTGAAGCCGGACGTGAAGCCGGGCGCAGATTCTGGGGTGATGGATAAAATCCAACACAAGAATCAGCCCCAGATACTAGCGCAGCCAGTTAACCCTGTGGTACGTCACTCGCTGGCGCACACTGGCCTAACCATCATGAACATCATGGCAGCTCTAGGCGCTGTTCTTCTGATGGGAGTGGGGTGTTTAATAGCAGTAAATAGACAACGCTCAGAAAACTCATAA
- a CDS encoding sialidase family protein, whose protein sequence is MRTLTSKLVAVVAIVGLLLVPGLPAYAAGESQPDPAISPASESTSQTNDTGVAIMILSAPTKGEGYSAGEEITVSLRFESALNTTVNIVGSSTTIAGPENCNWNNFPPAPRGRYNCNTQSQNFQSWPTYTVTSEDEERGWATLDFTFTAQALDNSSSQAVTVKKTVRVYKPGESEAIPEDPYKTVTLARAGDDNYVCHRIPALAKVEGRLIAAWDGRPNNCADAPNPNSIIMRYSDDDGETWSEYSTIAQGHVGADKYGYSDPSFIVDEETGTIFAFFVRSFDAGIVQSVPGFDPLNRNIIHTVYVKSEDKGETWSEPVVVTEEISQGQDQHARFAASGRGIQLKYGQHKGRLIQQYTVVNGGSWSVGRHQAASLYSDDHGQTWQVGQPVGGTIGEQMDENKVVELSDGSVLLSSRRYESSALYGRHYAISTDGGHSYVVDKSNNRRLKDPRNNASIIRAFPDAPQNSERAKVLLSSHANSDTARVDGMVSVSYDDGKTWSDTQLFKSGSMQYSTMEPLGDGKYGILFEGESSEILYRTVDLAWLGLDKALPLLPDVEKAEQDLADKQAELDKAQGDLEDSKAELAKTEAEKEQAEKAHQEAENALAQAQEELAQLKAELEKVKADNAANAEELAQAQQATDEAGKKIDQLEKDKAELAEKLAQAQEEAQAAKDAQAQAEAEAEKLKAEKAELEKKLADAQNKPQVEIPLIPLTPAQPSEKPSEDGSQPKIMMPAGDIVQGGTYTFTGSGFTPGETFKVTVHSVVVDLGAVTANEQGEFTLTWTVPADFAPGQHTVNITGAKIAVRATFDVMEKKVPQDGDTPTPQQPQVVPEVQHDKHVLAKTGVGLGVAGVAMLSLLALGGALSVTSRRRTNS, encoded by the coding sequence ATGAGGACGTTGACCTCTAAGTTGGTCGCTGTTGTAGCAATAGTTGGCCTACTTTTAGTCCCCGGATTACCGGCATACGCTGCCGGAGAATCGCAGCCAGATCCGGCTATCTCGCCAGCCAGCGAGTCAACTAGCCAAACAAATGATACTGGCGTAGCAATTATGATCCTATCCGCCCCAACTAAAGGGGAAGGGTATAGTGCCGGAGAAGAGATAACTGTTTCTCTGCGCTTCGAATCTGCTCTGAATACAACAGTAAATATTGTTGGTTCATCAACAACTATTGCCGGCCCAGAAAACTGTAACTGGAATAATTTCCCACCCGCACCACGCGGTCGTTATAACTGCAACACACAGTCACAGAATTTTCAGTCATGGCCCACATACACAGTGACGTCAGAAGATGAAGAACGCGGCTGGGCTACTCTTGATTTCACGTTCACAGCACAGGCATTGGATAATTCTAGCTCTCAAGCTGTTACGGTGAAGAAAACTGTTCGAGTCTATAAGCCAGGCGAAAGCGAAGCGATTCCAGAAGACCCGTATAAGACGGTAACGTTAGCGCGTGCGGGTGACGATAACTACGTATGTCATCGTATTCCTGCACTAGCGAAGGTCGAAGGGCGGTTGATTGCTGCCTGGGACGGGCGACCCAACAATTGTGCCGATGCCCCAAATCCGAACAGCATCATTATGCGTTACTCTGACGATGATGGCGAAACCTGGAGTGAATATTCAACTATCGCCCAGGGACATGTAGGTGCAGATAAGTACGGCTATTCTGATCCTTCATTTATCGTCGATGAAGAAACCGGCACTATTTTCGCGTTCTTCGTCAGGAGCTTCGACGCTGGTATTGTCCAGTCAGTCCCAGGTTTTGATCCACTAAATCGCAATATTATCCACACGGTTTACGTCAAGTCTGAAGACAAGGGCGAAACATGGTCTGAACCAGTAGTAGTGACTGAAGAAATCTCTCAGGGACAAGACCAACACGCTCGCTTCGCAGCTTCTGGTCGTGGCATCCAGCTCAAGTATGGGCAGCACAAGGGACGATTGATTCAGCAATACACGGTTGTCAACGGTGGTTCCTGGTCAGTTGGCCGTCACCAGGCAGCCTCGCTCTACTCTGATGATCACGGTCAGACTTGGCAAGTTGGCCAACCAGTAGGCGGCACCATCGGTGAGCAAATGGACGAGAATAAAGTTGTTGAGTTGTCTGACGGAAGTGTTTTGCTCAGCTCTCGCCGCTATGAAAGCTCGGCATTGTATGGCCGGCATTACGCAATTTCGACCGATGGTGGTCACTCGTATGTCGTGGATAAGTCAAATAATCGCCGGTTGAAGGATCCGCGTAATAACGCCTCCATTATCCGCGCATTCCCCGACGCCCCACAAAACAGTGAGCGTGCAAAGGTACTGTTGTCCTCCCATGCAAATAGTGACACTGCGCGTGTTGATGGTATGGTCAGCGTCAGTTACGACGACGGAAAGACCTGGAGTGATACGCAGTTGTTCAAGTCGGGCAGCATGCAGTATTCCACGATGGAACCACTGGGCGACGGCAAGTATGGCATCCTCTTCGAAGGTGAATCTTCTGAGATTCTTTATCGCACAGTTGATTTGGCCTGGCTGGGTCTAGATAAGGCTCTCCCATTGTTGCCAGACGTCGAGAAAGCAGAACAAGATCTTGCTGATAAGCAGGCAGAACTAGATAAGGCTCAGGGCGATCTTGAAGATAGCAAGGCAGAACTAGCAAAGACGGAAGCTGAGAAGGAGCAAGCTGAGAAAGCTCATCAAGAAGCAGAGAATGCTCTTGCACAAGCTCAGGAGGAACTAGCACAACTGAAGGCTGAGCTGGAAAAGGTCAAGGCAGATAATGCGGCGAACGCTGAAGAATTAGCTCAAGCCCAGCAAGCTACTGATGAAGCTGGAAAGAAGATTGACCAGCTAGAAAAGGACAAGGCAGAGTTGGCTGAGAAGCTAGCTCAGGCACAGGAAGAAGCTCAGGCGGCTAAGGACGCCCAAGCTCAGGCTGAAGCAGAAGCAGAAAAGCTGAAGGCGGAGAAAGCGGAACTAGAGAAGAAACTAGCCGATGCGCAAAACAAGCCACAGGTTGAGATTCCACTTATTCCGTTGACTCCAGCCCAACCATCGGAGAAGCCAAGTGAAGATGGTTCCCAGCCGAAGATCATGATGCCTGCAGGTGACATTGTCCAAGGTGGAACATATACCTTCACTGGAAGCGGATTTACTCCAGGTGAAACCTTCAAGGTGACGGTCCACTCCGTCGTCGTCGATCTGGGTGCGGTAACTGCTAACGAACAAGGTGAGTTCACTCTTACCTGGACGGTTCCAGCTGATTTTGCCCCTGGTCAACATACGGTGAACATAACAGGAGCAAAGATTGCGGTGCGCGCTACTTTCGATGTGATGGAAAAGAAGGTGCCGCAAGATGGGGATACCCCGACTCCGCAACAACCACAAGTTGTTCCAGAAGTTCAACACGATAAGCACGTGTTGGCGAAGACCGGTGTAGGACTTGGTGTTGCTGGCGTGGCGATGCTCAGTTTGTTGGCACTCGGTGGCGCACTAAGCGTGACTAGTCGCCGACGCACTAACAGCTAG
- a CDS encoding GlsB/YeaQ/YmgE family stress response membrane protein: MFNIIGTIIFGAVIGFLAKFFKGANLSVVATVVLGVAGVLLGNLILSLFGYPTDTSGIDWIRWVVCTLVAMGAIGFYAGGRMRNK, encoded by the coding sequence TTGTTTAATATCATTGGAACAATTATTTTTGGAGCTGTCATTGGCTTCCTTGCTAAGTTCTTCAAGGGCGCTAACCTCTCGGTTGTTGCAACAGTTGTGCTTGGCGTTGCTGGTGTCCTTCTGGGCAACTTGATTCTCTCCCTCTTCGGATACCCCACCGACACCTCCGGTATTGACTGGATCCGCTGGGTGGTCTGCACGCTCGTAGCTATGGGTGCAATCGGTTTCTATGCCGGTGGTCGGATGCGCAATAAGTAG